CGGATGACGCACTGCGCGCCCTGCTGCCGCCAGTCGCGTGGACCGAACCGGGCCACCACGGCGGTGGTCGGATTGGTGTCGGCGTCCCGGTCGACGCTCGGGCCGGTCACCCGGCCGACGATCAGGTCCACCCGGCGGACCTGCGGCCGGTCCCCGTTGGCGTTCGTGCCGGCCGGCGGCCGGAACCGGATCTCGACCTCCACGTCGGTGCGGTCGCGGCGGCTGACCGTGACGGTCTCGCCCGAGCCGGCCGAGCGCCCCTGGCTGCCGGCGGTGACGTCGAGCCGGGTGATCAGGTCACCGGTGGTGACGAAGATCCGCCCGTGCCGCAGCCCGTCCATGATGTCGTGGTATTCCTGGCGGGCCAGCACGTAGGTCTTGCTGTACTCGCCCGGCCAGAAGTCGGTGCCGCCCCGGGTCCAGTGCACGTGCGAGTCGGAGGTGGCGGTGATCCACCAGCGCCGCCCCTCGCCCAGCAGCGCGTCCCACAGCCCGCCGACCCGGGCGGTCGCCTGGTCGTAGCCGCCGTAGGTCGGGTGGTTGCCGTAGCCGCCGCGGGCGCTGCCGTTGAGCGGCCCCGCCTGGTGCCCGGGGGCGCCCTCGAAGCCGACGTAGACGTCCGGGGCGGCGTCGTTGCCGTTACGGAACTCGTGCGGGAGATCCTGCCCGTAGACCCCCAGCCCGGTCGCCGAACGGGAGGTGTGGTGGGCGATCACCAGCGGCTTGTGCGGCATGGTCCGGGCCACCTTGAGGAACTCCACCATCTTGGCCTCGGTGTCGCGGCTCGGGTCGGCGGGGAACGGA
Above is a window of Micromonospora rifamycinica DNA encoding:
- a CDS encoding CehA/McbA family metallohydrolase domain-containing protein — translated: MKYAGVGATLAAAGPFVGVEAAHADPDRQEAAQAGAGRPDGRSWRAGDHHIHSEYSGDFDTTTNPPTFRKGADAVYPIVTNAIMAKNFGLTWAMCTDHGGPTHSKVNLELAYPDLLRSRRLVPEVLQFWGMEFDAPAMDHHTLMIPRHADEAKQLFELESRFAKRDPFPADPSRDTEAKMVEFLKVARTMPHKPLVIAHHTSRSATGLGVYGQDLPHEFRNGNDAAPDVYVGFEGAPGHQAGPLNGSARGGYGNHPTYGGYDQATARVGGLWDALLGEGRRWWITATSDSHVHWTRGGTDFWPGEYSKTYVLARQEYHDIMDGLRHGRIFVTTGDLITRLDVTAGSQGRSAGSGETVTVSRRDRTDVEVEIRFRPPAGTNANGDRPQVRRVDLIVGRVTGPSVDRDADTNPTTAVVARFGPRDWRQQGAQCVIRHTLRNVEADSYLRVRGTSTDEAEPLADGLESPWSDLWFYSNPVFVRVR